In Lytechinus variegatus isolate NC3 chromosome 18, Lvar_3.0, whole genome shotgun sequence, a single genomic region encodes these proteins:
- the LOC121432125 gene encoding cytochrome P450 2D15-like: MPVVKQITGRKFAGVAFANGEIWQEQRRFFLSAFKKPEVGGIRYENIIEDQAIRVLSEIEKSKGQMFEPNQWLYASIGNIILKITTGVSYEYDDDNLRRLLVRTKRIFDAIGPGGLLNVVPILAAIPSRSKQLLTEGWSALFDYMKESVASHRSATVSQGDDFIKKYLEMSGKVGEVEGEGPGKGSFDETNLLESSLEMLLGGLETAATSLEWILHTLASHPEAQRRIRQEMAEVIGKDRFPQYSDHNRMPQTMAIIAECMRFRPIATFPLSHVAAEDFKIGEYDIPKGTQIVYNFWNSLRSPMLWEKPEEFRLDRFLTKDGKFNKKREPSQFGVGRRICPGEVLARAEIFLFTTYIVKRFNLRLAEGTPENPKCLVGLSVRPEPYQIHAEKIE; this comes from the exons ATGCCTGTCGTCAAACAAATCACTGGAAGGAAGTTTGCTG GTGTTGCCTTCGCTAATGGTGAAATATGGCAGGAGCAGCGTCGCTTCTTTCTATCTGCTTTCAAGAAACCTGAAGTAGGTGGGATCAG GTATGAAAATATCATCGAAGACCAGGCGATTCGCGTGTTGTCAGAGATTGAAAAGAGCAAAGGGCAAATGTTCGAACCTAATCAATGGCTATATGCCTCCATTGGAAACATCATCCTCAAGATCACAACTGGAGTTTCCTATGAGTACGACGACGATAATTTGCGTCGTCTTTTGGTTCGTACTAAGCGAATTTTTGATGCGATTGGCCCCGGCGGCCTTTTGAACGTAGTGCCGATCCTTGCCGCAATTCCGTCTCGGTCGAAGCAACTTCTCACAGAAGGGTGGAGTGCGCTCTTTGACTATATGAAGGAGAGTGTCGCAAGCCACAGGTCTGCAACTGTGTCACAAGGAGATGACTTCATCAAGAAGTATCTAGAGATGTCTGGAAAAGTCGGAGAG GTGGAGGGTGAGGGCCCGGGTAAGGGAAGTTTTGATGAAACCAACCTTCTTGAATCTTCCCTCGAAATGCTGCTTGGTGGGCTAGAAACAGCGGCCACATCTCTTGAATGGATTCTCCACACACTGGCATCGCATCCTGAAGCGCAACGTCGAATTCGTCAAGAAATGGCCGAGGTCATCGGCAAGGACCGCTTTCCACAGTACTCCGACCACAACAGAATGCCCCAAACCATGGCGATCATTGCTGAATGCATGCGTTTCCGACCAATTGCAactttccctctctctcacgTGGCTGCTGAGGATTTCAAGATCGGCGAGTACGACATTCCGAAAGGCACACAGATCGTGTATAACTTCTGGAATTCGTTAAGAAGTCCGATGCTCTGGGAAAAGCCGGAAGAGTTTAGACTGGACAGGTTCTTGACTAAAGACGGGAAGTTCAATAAGAAGCGAGAGCCATCTCAATTTGGAGTGG GTCGAAGAATTTGTCCAGGCGAGGTGTTGGCCAGGGCCGAGATCTTCTTGTTCACCACTTACATCGTGAAGCGCTTTAACCTCCGTCTGGCTGAAGGAACTCCAGAAAATCCAAAGTGCCTCGTGGGCCTTAGCGTCCGACCAGAACCATACCAGATCCATGCTGAGAAGATCGAGTAA